From a single Methylosinus sp. H3A genomic region:
- a CDS encoding response regulator transcription factor codes for MASTSSTKLGDERPRAVGRPGPIRAPERPATQAADSAPTAPRQKAERSGEDRGETGAAFPIDVAIADKSPLILAGLEALLADDRRFNLVLKVTDGEEFLDAAKLQRFQIAIIGWQLPTLHAREVLRALSRQPSAPKIVVYSGTNDPAAPAETLQLGGAGFVSKRAPPERLLDVLASVAAGDMVFPFVDIRKMRADPLENLTLRERSLLSALGSGHTNNQLAKDFGVSINTIKFHLRNLFEKLEVRNRAQAIALFLEMKHGSWTAATSGGRAESAGASRSRKSSRD; via the coding sequence ATGGCCTCGACGTCTTCGACGAAGCTCGGAGATGAACGACCGCGAGCCGTCGGACGTCCCGGGCCGATCCGCGCGCCCGAACGTCCCGCGACGCAGGCGGCCGACAGCGCGCCGACCGCTCCACGCCAGAAGGCCGAGCGTTCGGGCGAAGACCGCGGCGAGACGGGCGCGGCTTTTCCGATCGACGTCGCCATCGCCGACAAGAGCCCGCTGATCCTGGCCGGGCTCGAGGCGCTGCTCGCCGACGACCGCCGCTTCAATCTCGTGCTGAAGGTCACGGACGGCGAGGAGTTTCTCGACGCCGCCAAGCTGCAGCGCTTCCAGATCGCCATCATCGGCTGGCAATTGCCGACGCTGCACGCGCGGGAAGTGCTGCGCGCGCTGTCGCGCCAGCCCTCCGCGCCCAAGATCGTCGTCTATAGCGGCACCAATGATCCCGCCGCGCCGGCGGAGACGCTGCAATTGGGCGGCGCCGGCTTCGTCAGCAAGCGCGCTCCGCCGGAGCGCCTGCTCGACGTGCTCGCCTCGGTGGCGGCGGGCGACATGGTGTTTCCCTTCGTCGACATCCGCAAGATGCGCGCCGATCCGCTGGAGAATCTCACTCTGCGCGAGCGCAGCCTGTTGTCGGCGCTCGGCTCCGGCCACACCAACAACCAGCTCGCCAAGGATTTCGGCGTCTCGATCAACACGATCAAATTCCACTTGCGCAATTTGTTCGAGAAGCTCGAGGTGCGCAATCGCGCCCAGGCGATCGCGCTGTTCCTGGAGATGAAGCACGGCTCCTGGACCGCGGCGACCTCGGGCGGCCGCGCCGAGTCGGCGGGCGCCTCCCGCTCCAGGAAGTCCTCGCGCGACTGA
- a CDS encoding YdcF family protein yields the protein MFFQLSKIAEFFVNPAHLALLLASIGVALLFTRFAKTGRTLATAGVLALLAMSFSPLAIYLALPLENRFARPAADMPAPGGIIVLGGAFDENISMARGGVAFNDSAERLTATVELSRRYPQARILFSGGSSSLRGSPFSEAQVAGRFLEQMGVDPARIILEDKSRNTFENAVYSRELASPRPGEPWLLVTSAMHMPRSVGIFRRVGFPAIPYPVAYHTRGSWMDISLHKNAPEMLRLVDLTAHEWIGLLAYWLTGKTDALFPAPEAGQ from the coding sequence CGGCGTCGCTCTGCTATTCACGCGCTTCGCGAAAACGGGCCGCACGCTGGCGACGGCGGGAGTGCTCGCCCTTCTGGCAATGTCCTTTTCGCCGCTCGCGATCTATCTGGCGCTGCCCTTGGAAAATCGTTTCGCGCGGCCGGCGGCCGATATGCCGGCGCCCGGTGGAATCATCGTGCTCGGCGGCGCCTTCGACGAGAACATCAGCATGGCGCGCGGCGGCGTCGCCTTCAATGATTCCGCCGAGCGATTGACGGCCACAGTCGAATTGTCGCGCCGCTATCCGCAAGCCCGCATCCTCTTCTCGGGAGGCTCGTCGTCGCTGCGCGGCTCGCCCTTTTCCGAGGCGCAGGTCGCCGGACGATTTCTCGAGCAGATGGGCGTCGATCCGGCGCGGATCATCCTCGAGGACAAATCGCGCAACACATTCGAGAACGCCGTCTACTCCCGCGAGCTGGCGTCGCCGCGGCCGGGGGAGCCCTGGCTACTGGTCACATCGGCGATGCATATGCCGCGCTCTGTCGGCATTTTTCGACGGGTGGGCTTTCCAGCGATCCCCTATCCCGTCGCCTATCACACGAGGGGATCCTGGATGGACATCAGCCTTCACAAGAACGCGCCCGAAATGCTCCGGCTCGTCGATCTCACGGCGCATGAATGGATCGGCCTCCTCGCCTACTGGCTGACCGGGAAGACCGACGCTCTGTTTCCAGCGCCCGAAGCCGGCCAGTAA